The region ATTCTCATCTCTTCCATCCCAGACAACTTTTATAAGTTCAGAGTTCGGAATTCGGAATTCGAAATTCTTAACTAACTGACCTTTTATGTTATAAATCTTTATCTGTGCCGATCTGTGTAAATCTGTGGCTGAAAAAGAGATTGTGGTAGATGTGCTGAAGGGATTGGGATAATTTTGCTTAAGTAAAATCGGATGCGAATCTGTTATCTCATCATTAACACCTACACAAGGTATAGTAACCTCCACTAAATTAGATGGGTCTGATTCACCATCCTCATAAACTGCGGTCACATAATAATTATAGGTTCCATTCTCAAGTCCAATATCATTAAATTCTGTTGCCGGAATATATACTACTGCGATTAAATAATCGTTTCTATAAACTTTATACATAAGTAAATCACTGGTAGGAATAGGTTCAGGTGGCTCCCAACTCAGTAATACATCGTTACCACTAACATCTGCTTGTAAATTTTGTGGTGAGGGAAAAGGAATTCTAACACTACCATTTACAACATCAGTTAAATAATTAATATTATTCACATCACATTGGGTAAATATGAGTGAAGTTGAATCACCACAAATACCAATAACTGTAAATCCAAGATATGCGACTATTCCGCTGCCGGTAAACAAATCCTCATTGGCAATAAACACAAGCTCAACTACTCCATCAACACTTGTGTCCACATTCAAATCGTAATTCTCACTTTCTAATATTCCACCCATTAAAGTAGCATCTGGCGAACCTATTACATTGTCGTTAAATTCAATAATTATGTTCATTTCGCTTAAATTTATCAGGCTGGAAACTGTTAAAGGAATAGAAATATCTGTATCAGGTGAAGTAAGGGTATCTGGTAGAATAGCTGATGGATTTCCCCAGATATCAACACTTCCGTTTGTTACATCATCCAAAAAACTGACTTCATTTACATCAAATTGAGTAAAAGTTAAAGGAGTAGAATCATCACTGCTACCTACAACATAAAACTCAAGATATGCAACTACTCCACTGCCAGTAAACCAATCTGCATTTGCATTAAATTGAAGTCCAATCACTCCATCAACACTTGTGTTTACTTCCAAATCATAATCCTCATTTTCTAATATGCCTCCTATTAATGTAGCGTCAGCAGAATCTAATATACTTTCATTAAATTCTATAGTAATATTCATTGCAAAGAAATTAATTAATCCATTTACTGTTAAAGGAATAGAAATATCTGTAGCAGAATGTGCTGGAATGTCTGGAATCATCGCTGATGGATTATCTCCTAATACAACACTAACCGTATTTGATGGGTCTGATTCTCCTTGGTCGTAAACAGCGGTTACATAATATACATAAACTCCATTATCAAGGTCATTATCATTGAAATAAGTTGTCGGATGATAAACAACCGCAATTATATTATGATTCCTGTACAGATTGTATCTAATCAAATCACGCTTAAGATCAACACCCTCAGGTGAGTCCCAGGTTAATGCTACATCATTTCCAGTAACTACTGCTTGTAAATTTTGGGGTGGATTTAATCTTAAATCTCTGTCATCTGAGGAATTTCCTGAATTGCTGGCATTGGCAATACCAATCAAATTTGGTAATCCTTCTTGAGCAATTAAGAATGAAGGAATCAACAAAATAAATATTAAACAACTGAATAAATATTTTTTCATGTCTTTCTCCTATTAAGTTATTTTATTTATAGTATAATTTCATAATATGCTGAAACTTGTCAACTTTTTTAAATTTAGAAACATAAACAAATTTATTCTGTTGATTGAGTGTCCAAATCTTTGTTACTTATTACTGAGTGCATAAAACTGTTTGCATTTATTTCCAATACATGATACTGAATAAAAACGGAGTGCTGAAACGAGTCCCGTCCCCGATCCAATCGGGGATTCGGGAGGAACTTTCAGTCCCGACAAATCGGGACGAAAAGTTCTCCCTCCCAATATATTGGAAGTGCTTGTTTTACAGAGTCGTCACGGACCAATCTGTGGCGAACACCCCAATTGCTCTTTTCAACAAAATTTTGCCATCGTCAGGGAGTGGTCCCTGACGGCTCCTTTTAATAAAGTAAACTATATTATGCGCCTAATAGTAACTAATTTTCAATGAGCTTTACAATCAATTCATTATTAACAGTTTCAAAACAACTTTTAGGTAGATAAAGTGTATAAATACCTTTTCACCTTTTTGGTTGGTGTTTTTTCAAACTCTTCTGGCGACAGTTCAATTTTTGTAATTGGGCAGTAAGGAGGTAATTGGTGATTTATAAATTTTCGGTTTTCCTCCATTCTCACTGTTAACTTTTTTTCGTTAATTCCTTTAGCATCTGCTAATTCTAAATCAGGATAAATCAATGCAATGAGTTTTTTATTCTTTTGAACCACGAGTGATTCCTGTATAAATGGTAAATTGTTAAGTTTTGCTTCTATCTCTTCTGGATAGATATTTTGTCCTGAAGGTCCCAAAATCATACTCTTACATCTTCCTTTTATAAAAATAAAACCATCCTCATCAACTACTCCCAGGTCTCCTGTATGTAGCCATCCATCTTTATCAATTGCCTCATTCGTTGCTTCTTCATTTTTATAGTAACCTAACATCACATTTTCACCCCGAACTAAGATTTCTCCAACGATTTTTTGCTGGTCATCAGAATCAATTCTTACTTCTAATGTATCAACAATTTTACCTACGGAAGATGTTTTATGCTCATCCCAGGGAGTATAACTTACCAGGGGACCACATTCTGTTAATCCATAACCTACAGTAACGGGGAAGCCTATCATTTTTAGAAATGTTTCTACTTTTTCATTTAGAGCAGCTCCACCAATAACAATTTCCTTAAAATTTCCGCCAAAAGCTTCCACCAATTTATTACAGACCTTTTTATATATAAGATTTTTTAATAATGGAGCTTTGATTAATATCTTCACTACACCTTTATCTAAAGCAGCCTTAATTTGTTTGTCATAAATTTTTTCAAGCACAAGTGGAACCGATAAAATCAAACGCGGACGGACTTGTTTAAACGCTTGTAATATTATTTTGGGAGAAGGTATTTTACCTAAAAAGGTAATGTGGCAACCTATACTAAAAGGGAATAAAAATTCAAAGGCACACCCAAAAGTATGAGCAATGGGCAAGAATGAAGCAATGGTGTCGCCGGGCTTCAAATCCATATGATTCTGAGCATATATTACATTCGCAATTAAACTATTGTGTGGCAGCATAACTCCTTTAGAAAAACCTGTTGTGCCTGAAGTATAAACAATTTCTGCAAGTTCATTATTACTAATTTCTGGAAAAGAAAGTTTCTCTGCAATAAGAGAGCCATCATACTTATCCAAAAAATTATCCTTTGATTTCTCAACTATTGGGACAAGACCCTTCTTTTTATAATAAAACAATTTAAAATCCTCAAGTGAAAAAATTGCTTCCAAATTCTGCATTTTGGTCTCATCAAGTTTTTCATAAATACTCTCTAAAGCAAAAAGCAAAACTGAATCTGAATGATTCACAATATGATGAACATCATCGGCATGAAAATCAGGCAATATTGGAACAATCACAGCTCCATAGGTAATAGTTGCTAGATATGTTACAGCCCAATTAACAGAATTTTTGCCTATGAGAGCAATTTTATCTCCTTTTTTAATCTGAGCCTTTTCAAAAATGTAATGCAGCCAGATAATATTTTCAGCTACTTCTCCATAACTTAAACTTTTGCCATTAAAATCAGAAAGTGCAGGTGTATCCCAATTGTTTTTCATGCTTATTTCAAATTGTTTAACCAAATTTTCCTTTAACATAGAATTTTCCTCCTTGCAACCTTTATTTTACCAATTTACAAATAAGAAAGTAATTGATAATATTTCTAATTATTCTTAATAATGAAATAATCAATTCATATTGTCAATAAATTTGAATCTAATCTTTTATAATGTAACCGTTTTTTACTTCCACATATCTGTATGTATTCGTAGTTTCAAAGCAGATTTATCTTACAAGTTCTAATCTTGGATTTGGATTATATTGTCTTCCAACTTTTGCACAGGGTTTTCCGCTTACTTTTACAATATCGGCGGTAAAATCTATTTTCTCTTTGAACAATGCAGAGCCCACACCGATTGCATCAAAAGGGACTTTTTCTTTAATAAATTTTTTAATTCTTTCCTCATCAAATCCACCTGAGATAACAATTTTAATGAAATTAAATCCTGCTTTATCAAATGTTTTTCTCGCTTTATGGCAAAGCTCAACAGAAACCCCATAAGAATCTTCTTTTGTCCCTGTTACTGATTTATCCCTTAAATCTCTTGCAGTATCAAAGCGAACCCCCCATAATTTTTTACCAAGTGCTTTTGCTACTTTCAGAGAAGTTCCAATACAATCATTATCAAAATCAACAAGTACAATCCTTTTCACATCTCCTGGTATATATTTATCAAAGGCTCTTGCTGCTGCTACGGTATTGCCATTATAAGCGGCTATTAATCCGTGAGGCACAGTACCTAATGCTTCCCCACCCCACCAGGCAGTTTGTTCGTCGGTAGAGACTCCTAAAGCCCCTGACATATAAGCGGCATATCCGTCGGTTGCTTGTATACGATAATGGTCAAATCGTGCTGGAAAGAATAGAATTTGCTTGCCCGAGGCGGCCTTTACCACTTTGTTTACAGCTGTCGCAACTGATGTGGGTCTTGCCATAACACCTAAATAAACTGTTTCAAGATGTGCAAAAGTGGAATAATCTCCTTCTATTGTCATTACAGTTTCACCAGCTTTTACTTCATCACCATCATATAATGCCTTTATAACTAATTCATCTGGCTTATCAGCACATAGTTTTAATATTGCAATCGCCTCGTCAATTCCGCATAGCACACCATCCTTCCGACACCAAACTTGCATAAGTACTTTAGGATGATGATTGTCTGCTTTAAGAATTTCTCTTGTTCTTACAAAATATTTATCGCTATACCATCCGCTTTTTATCTTAGTAACAGGAATACTAAACACAGCAGGATTTAATCTCTTTTTAGTCATTTATACTACCTCTGCATTATAAATTTTTTCCATTCTTTTTAAAGAAAATTCATGCATTTCCTTATCAAAGTCTACGACCCCTTTTTTGTATACTGTTACAGGTATTTCACGATTACTCAATCCGCCTACTGTATCCATCACACAGATTGATGTACAGACTCCAACTACCTCAACACTTTCAGGACTGATGTCCTCAAGAATTCTATCAAGATTGGTGCCATAAAATCCACTATATCTTCTCTTCTTAATGATAACATCATCCCTTACTTTAGGAAGTTCATCAATAATTTCAGCACCTTTGGTGCCTTTTATACAATGTGGAGGAAACATCTTAAATTCTGGATCATCTTTAGTATGAGAATCACATATAAATATTACTTCGTTCCCGTTTTTGTGATATTCATCAATTTTACTTTTTATAAATGGAACGATTTTCTTTGCCTCTGGTCCGCAATATAACGCCCCATTCTCATTTACAAAATCATAGAGCATATCTATTACCAAAAGTACTTTCATAGTAAAACCTCCAATATAATTAATTTGTGTATTTTATTATTTTACACTCGAACTTAAGTCAAGTTCTTCGGACTTACTACTAAGAGCATAATAAAGTTTACCCCGTAGGATAACATTTTGTATCCTACGGGGTAAACTTTATTTCTAAGAATTATAATGGAGTGCGAAAACGAGTTGCGATGAAATCGCAAGGAACTTTTCGCCTATGCAATATACTGAAAGTTCGTATTCACGATAAATCGGGAATCCTCGTTTCAGCACTCCACTTTCACTCAGTATCATGTATTGAAGATAGATGCAAACAGTTTTATGCACCCAGTAATAACTCAAGATTTCTATCTTTCAATTCCTAAAATATTAAAAATAAAAGCATATTTTAATGCAATTTCTTTATAAAAATCATACCGTCCTGATGCACCTCCATGACCTGAAGACATATCAGTCTTTAAAAGCAAAATATTATCATTGGTTTTTAAAGCTCTGAGTTTCGCAACCCATTTCGCAGGTTCCCAATAGTTGACTCTCGGGTCATAAAATCCTGCTAAAACAAGCATATTGGGATATCCTTTCGCTTCAACATTTTGGTATGGGCAGTATGATTTCATATAGTCAAAATATTCTTTATCATTTGGATTGCCCAATTCGTCATAGTGCCATTCAACGCCGCCTAATGAAGTGTCAAGCATTGTATTAATTACATCTACAGCAGGAACATCTGCTATCACAACTTCAAATAAATCTGGTCTCATATTTGTTACCGCTCCAATTAATAAACCCCCCGCACTTGCTCCTTCAATAACTAATTTTTTCTTACTTGTGTATTGTTCTTCAATTAAATATTCTGCACAAGCAATAAAATCAGTAAATGTATTTTTCTTATTAAGCAATTTCCCTTGCTCATACCATTCTTCGCCTAATTCTCCTCCTCCTCTGACATGTGCGATTGCATAAACAAAATCTCTATCTAAGAGGCTTAAACGAATAGAAGAAAAATATGGCTCGCTACAATCTCCATAAGAACCATAAGCATATAGAAGTAATGGGTTTCCCCCATTTTTCTTAAATAAGTCTTTTTTATAACCCAAAGAAATAGGTATCAGTGTGCTATCTTTAGCTTGTGCAAAAATTCTTTCTGATTTATAAAGAGAAGCATCATATCCACCAAGAACTTCTTGTTGTTTTTTCAATTCTTTTTCTCTGGTTTTCATATTATAGTCGTAAACAGAATAAGGCATGACCATAGATTCATAAGTAAATCTAAAAATATGGGTATCAAAATTCGGATTTCTACCAGAATAAATAGTATAAATTGGTTCAGGAAAATCTATATAATAGTCTTCATTTGTACTTAGATTCAAAATTCTAATTTTTTCTAAAGCATTTACTCTTTCATAAATTACCATATAATTTTTGAATACATCAATATCAATAGAAACAGAATCCCGAGGGGCTATAAATTCTTCCCAATTTTCTTTCCCTGGATGTTGTACCGATGTCATCATTACTTTATAGTTTTTTGCATTATCATTAGACACGATAAAAAATTTATTAATATGGGGACAAACATAATATCTATGACCTCTTTCTCTTGGTTGGATTATTTGAAATTCATCAAAAGGATTATTCGCTTTCAAATATCTAATTTCATAAGTAGTTTCACTTCCGGTTGTTAATATCAAATATTCCTTACTTCTAGATTTATAAATCCACACATCAAAAGCATTGTCTCCTTCTTGATATATTAAATCATCGTTTTCTGTATTAGTTCCTAAAGTATGGCGGTAAAGTTTATCAGCTCTACCTGATTCATCTTCAATAGTATAGAAAAGAGTTCTGCTGTCATTTGCCCAAACTATACTACAAACAGGGTAAGTCTTGTCTTCTAAAAGTTCACTTGATTTCAAATCTTTAATGTAAAGAGTATATTTCTCGTCTCCAGTTGTATCAACAGAATAAGCTAAGTACTGGTGATTAGAGCTTAATTTCATTCCACCCACCGAGAAATAACTATGACCTTTCCCAAGTTCATTTGCATCAAGAACAATTTCTTCTTCAGCTTCTAAGCTTTCTTTCTTTCTACAATATACCCAATATTGCTTTCCCTTTTCTCTTTTTGTGTAATAATAGTAATCATCAATTTTTGTTGGAACGCTTAAATCTGTTTCTTGGATTCTACTCACTATTTCATCAAATAATGTTTCCTGTAAACTCTCAGTATGTTTAAGCATTTTTTCAGTGTATTCATTTTCTGCATTAATATACTCAATTACTTCTGTATCTGTTCTTGTTTTATCCTTTAACCAATAATAGTTATCCAAGAGTGTGTCGCCATGAATAACCGTCTTATGAGAAATAACTTTTGCAATAGGTGGTTTAGGTTTTTCATTAAGAATAAATTTTTGTGACTCAAAATGATTGCTTTCTGCACAGGATAATATAAGAATTATGAGAGAAATAAACACCCCAAACAAAACATTGATTAAGAAATTTTTCTTGTATTTCATTTAATTAACCTTTATTTTTAAATACCTACTACAAGGAGCATAATATAGTTTACCCCGTAGGATAACATTTTGTATCCAACGGGGTTTACTTTATTTTACGGATTACAGTGGAGTGCGAAAACGAGCCCTTCCGATATATCGGGAGGGAGAACTTTTCGTCCCGATTTGTCGGGACTGAAAGTTCGTCCCGTGTAATATAAAACGCTTCGCTATTACACAGGACTCGTTTCAGCACTCCACCTTTATTTGGTATCATGTATTGAACATAGATGCAAAACAGTTTTATGCACTCTGTAATAAGATTATCTATCATCCTTATCAATTTTATTGTATTCGTATCCCCCCAATCTATTTGGGAATTTCGGGGATAATTGGGAATTGGTTTTTGAATTCCATAGATTAAGTGCTTTCCAAGTAGAATCGTAATTTCCAGATGCATTCCATAATAAATATCCTGAATCTAAACCACAATCTTTGATAGCTTGCAATTGTGAAACGATATACAGTGGACTAACTAATGCTCTCTCAAGAGTAAAAGCCTGTAAGTATGGAATTATTTTTTTCTTTTGCTCAATCTGAGTTAAAAGAGTCTTGCAAGTCCGATACACAAAATAATAGGGCTCATCTGCAGGATATTTCTTATTCCAAAATTCACCAAAAAAATGTGATGGATACATCATAGGATGTATTCTATCAAGATACGGTAAGATTGATTTTATGTCCTGTCCTGTATTTATAATATCCTGCTCATTCTGTAAAGCAACAACTCCAAAGATATCAGCAGATAATTTAATTCCATTCTTCCTTGTAATACTGTAAACCTTTTTTACAAAATTGGTAATCACATCTTGCTTTGATACAGAATCAGGAATTCCATAATCAGCAGATAATAAGTAGGTTTCAGTTGGGAATCGGATATAATCTAATTGAATCTCATCAACACCTAATGAAATTACCTCTTCTATGATATCAAGATTATAATTTTGAACTTCTATACAATTTGGATTCACCCATTTTATTTTTTTATTAGCTTTTATACTATCAACAATAGATGAATCGGCAGTTATAGAATCAATCTTATTTTCTGGTGCCCTTTCTACACGCCAGATAGAAGACGCATTTGCTAATGTTGTATCTTTAAATATAGTTATCCTTGCAATGAGTGAAATATTATGTTTATGAAGCTGATAAATTAATCTGTTTGGGTAGGAAATTACAGGTTTACATGCTCCTATTTCAATTGCTAATGAATTTTTCGTTGGATATAATATATCACCATGAGTATTTTTAAAATCCACAACCAACGCATTTAATCCCAAAGAATCAAAATTTTCAATAATTTCTTTTAGCCTTTCAGTCGTAAGTTGGTATGTATTAAGATAAATACCTCTTAATTCATTGTGTTGAATCTTTTGATAAAATACAGAATCAACTTCTGAACTTATAGGAATTTTCAAAATTTGATCTGGTAAAAGAATATTATCCTCTGGAATTTCATTTATTTTTTTTATCTCTTCAATAAAATCATCAAAGAAACAGATATCAGTTCGGGCGAAATATTTTTTTGCGATATGATAAAGATTGTCGCCTTTTTGGACTTGATAATTTAGTAATGAATCTTGTCTCCCCGATTTCATCGGGGAGCCGAGATGGGCTGATTGTAGCTCTTCGGCAAAGGAGTGATAGGTAGGTATTGAAAATAGAAAGAAACAAAAGAAAATTAAAAAGATTTTATTTATAAAATCAAAATATGTATTTTTATTTTTAAAAGTATTCTTAATTTTCATTATTTATGTGAGCAACATTATAAGGAATAGTTCAGAATTTCAAATTGTATATTCTATAGAACAAACGAATTATAAACAGAAAAATTATCTTTCAACAGATTGCAATCGCGCAACTGCTCGTCGTAATGCTGCTTCAGCTCTACGAAAATCAGTATCTTCCTTTTTTTCTCTTAATCTTCTTTCAGCCCGTTTTTTTGCTTTTTCGGCCCTATGCTTATCTATTTCCTTCGGACTTTCAATTATTTCTGTTAATATACTAATTTTATCAATATCAACAATTACAAATCCATTATGTATAGAATATTTTTCCTGAGCTTCTTTATAATAAACTGTTAATATCCCTGGAATAATAGAAGTTATAAAAGGTGTATGGCCATACTGGACTCCAAAGTATCCTTCACTTCCTGGAATAACGATTTCGTCTATATCTTCTTCAAAGAAGACACCAAGAGGTGTGGTTATCTTTAAGTGCAGACAATTCTTATTATTGTTCATAATAACAGTTATAATTTGAAACAGAGATTACATTTATTATCAAATTTTAAGTATCCCCATCTTGTCGGGATTTCCGCTTCACCCCAACAAATTTCAATTTTTTGTCTCTTTCAAGAACTTCATCAATCGTTCCTGCCATATAGAAAGCTCTTTCGGGAATATCGTCATATTCACCATTAACTATACCTTTAAAACCTTTGATATTTTCATCTAATGGGACATATTTCCCTTTATAATTTGTGAATTCTTCAGCTACAAAAAGTGGTTGAGAAAGAAACTTTTCAATTCTTCGCGCGCGATTAACCGTTATTTTATCCTCCTCAGACAATTCCTCCATTCCAAGTATTGCAATAATGTCCTGGAGCTCACGATATTTTTGTAATATCTGCTGGACTTTTCGCGCAACAGTGTAATGCTCAGTCCCAATAATCCTTGGGTCTAAAATCCTTGATGTAGAGTCAAGAGGGTCAACTGCTGGGTACAAGCCAAGTTCAGAGATCTTTCGCGAAAGAACAGTAATAGCATCAAGATGTGCAAAGGTTGTAGCTGGGGCGGGGTCAGTCAGGTCGTCAGCTGGGACGAAAATTGCTTGCACAGATGTAATAGAACCTGCTTTTGTAGAGGTGATTCTCTCTTGCAACTCACCCATTTCTGTAGAGAGAGTTGGTTGATATCCGACAGCTGAAGGCATTCTTCCTAATAATGAAGAGACTTCTGAACCTGCTTGTGTAAATCTAAAAATATTATCAATAAAGAGCAACACATCTTGCTTTGCTTCATCACGGAAATATTCTGCCTGAGCTAATCCAGCTAATCCAACTCTTAATCTAGCTCCAGGTGGTTCATTCATCTGTCCGAAAACCAATGCTGTTTTTTCTAAAACGCCTGAATGTTTCATCTCTAACCAGAGGTCATTTCCTTCGCGAGTTCTTTCTCCCACACCGGCAAAAACAGAGTATCCGCCATGTTCAGTGGCAACATTCCTAATAAGTTCCATAATTAATACTGTTTTACCAACTCCAGCCCCGCCAAAAAGTCCTGTTTTCCCACCTTTACAATATGGACAAAGCAAATCAATAACTTTAATGCCTGTTTCTAAAATTTCATCTTTAATTTCTAATTGACTGAATGTTGGTGATTCTCTATGAATTGGATATCTTTTTTTTGTCTTTAATTCTCCTAATTCATCTATTGGCTCTCCAATTACATTTATAAGTCTTCCCAGAGTTTCTTTTCCAACAGGCACAGAAATAGGGGATTCAGTATTAAAAACTTCATCCCCTCTTTTCAAACCATCGGTAGAATCCATTGCAATAGCTCTGACTCTATTTTCTCCTAAATGTTGTTGAACCTCTAAAACCAATTTGCTTTTATCTGGTCTTTTAATTGTCAATGCTGTATAAATTGGAGGTAGATATTCTTCTGGAAATTCAACATCTACCACCGCTCCAATAATTTGGACTATTTTGCCTGTTTTCATATTTGCCTCATAGTTAAATACTTATTTACATTTTGAATAAACTATTCCCCGAGATTCTTTGCAATAATTTCTTTCTCAGTAAAGGCAACATGCCTGCTGGTTGAATATAGCATACCTTCCTGTTCTGATTTAATTTCAGATATTCTTTTCTTACAAATTGAGAATAAATTAGGATTAATTTCAAAACCGATATAATTTCTTTTAATCTCCTGACAAACTACCAAAGTTGTGCCTGTGCCAGCAAAGGGGTCTAAAACTAAATCCCCTTCGTTTGAACTCGCTTTAACTATTCTTTCAATTAACTTTTTAGGTTTCTGGATAGTGTGTAAATATTCTCTACTCAATAATTCTTTTGATTTATAAGTAAGTTGTTTAATATCACCCCAAACATCTCCAGGGTTTTTACCTCTTTCATTGAATTTGGTTTTTCCAAATTCACCATTTACGACTGAAGGAACATTTTCGCATCTTTTTCTATGAGTTAATTCTACTAATTGTGGCACTCTTATTTCATTCAAATTAAAAGTTTTGGCTTTGCCTTTTGTAAAATAAGCAATTATATCATAATTATTTGTATAACTAATTCTTCCTTGTGCCAATCTACTTGGCTGATACCAAACGATTTTTGAATTTAATGTCAGATAAGGTTTATAATCAATAAAATCAATACAGTCAGGTTTACCGAAAAGATAAAATGACCCACCAGTTTTCAACTTTTTAGATAAAATTTTTATTAGTTGAAGATTAAATTCCTGGATATTTTTTACTTTACCCCGTTGGATATATATCTTACGGGGTTTATCCCATTTTTTTTCAGTAACACCATAAGGTCCATCACAAACTATTAGGTCAATAGATTCATCTTCTATCTCTTTAATCAATTTGAAGAAATCCCCCAGAAAAATTTCATTAATTTTCATTATTATATTTTAATATCTCTATTTATTGGGACAATTATAATCTAAAATCACTTCATCCCCTCTGCAGTAGAAGCCACCTCAATAATTTCTTTAGTAATTTTATCCTGTCTTTTGTGATGATATTCTAAGGTTAAATCTTTAAGCATCTCATCGGCATTATCGGTTGCAGCGTCCATTGCAGTCATTCTTGCTCCTTGCTCAGCAGAAGAAGACTCTAGCAAAACTCGCCATATTTGAACATCAAGATGTTTTTTTATTAGTTCTTCTAATAATTTATAAGGTCCGGGTTCAAATAGGAACGACGAAAGAAATTTATCTTGAGGCTCTTCTAAATCTTCTAAAGGAAGTAATTGTTTTTCACCCACATCTTGCTGAATAGCGGATTTGAATTCATTATACACAATTACTACCTTATCGTATCTTCCTTGTAGAAAGTAAGATGATACAATATTCATCACATCACGACTATGGTCAAACTTCAATTTATTAAAAAAGTCAATGTATTCTTCTCTAATTTTAAATCCTTTATTTTTAAAATAATTCCTCCCCTTTTTCCCAACACAGATCAATTCAACATTTTTATTACTGTATCGTTTAATAACCATTTCAGATTTTTTAATGATATTCATATTGAAAGCACCACAAAGTCCTTTATCTGCAGTTACCACAACAATTGCAATTGTCTTAACATTCTCTGGCTCAACTTTTCTTAGTAAAGGATGAACTTCCCTTTGGGTTCTGGTTGCAAGTGAGAGCAGAATTTCATCCAATTC is a window of Candidatus Cloacimonadota bacterium DNA encoding:
- the atpG gene encoding ATP synthase F1 subunit gamma, whose amino-acid sequence is MPNLKEIKQRIDSVKSTRQITSAMKLVSAAKLQKAQQRILNARPYSDELDEILLSLATRTQREVHPLLRKVEPENVKTIAIVVVTADKGLCGAFNMNIIKKSEMVIKRYSNKNVELICVGKKGRNYFKNKGFKIREEYIDFFNKLKFDHSRDVMNIVSSYFLQGRYDKVVIVYNEFKSAIQQDVGEKQLLPLEDLEEPQDKFLSSFLFEPGPYKLLEELIKKHLDVQIWRVLLESSSAEQGARMTAMDAATDNADEMLKDLTLEYHHKRQDKITKEIIEVASTAEGMK